From a region of the Leptospira kmetyi serovar Malaysia str. Bejo-Iso9 genome:
- a CDS encoding MutS family DNA mismatch repair protein, protein MTSSLRIDRLRNRAEKLKRFHDRISVLLSRLSLFRLIFFSAFVLWISVFYYLRSQALSYLPSLILLSVFFFFVGRYKRTVLTRERIRLWLFVLERESARITIKGFGKKFGTRVSMETISPLARDLDLFRDNGLFLWLDATFTSNAEQKLISLLDPKDEDFSSDFKRENVLFRQSVVRSISEKTLAIPKIQRLASYIGENRDSSVSKTKTEMKLIQNDDTSKLWDRYPWLKKIYRPVTILVLAFVPANILLGLPFPASVLFLNLILFGLYRSSSLEIFRQYYSLSGSIGGLQKILIYLKGLNVQGRDGGFLLKDTSKEELSSAYQDLDRILKRVALTEAPLLHLILNNLFLYDLWILQRISKWREKHSVLLEKSIEDLTVFDSLFSFANLKWMFPEYCFPEILPENSKSGVSGKDIFHPLISKESRVANPLDPIEESDVVLITGSNMSGKTTYLRTIGVASILSLAGGLAPASSFSLPVLKVHTSMRNEDNLEEGISFFYAEVRRLSEIVQKIKNPNLPHLVLLDEILKGTNTRERSLACKGILKELKKNRAIGLVTSHDLELAKVPGVILKHFQEEVLNGTMHFDYKIREGLVETSNALRILIQEGMDLDFS, encoded by the coding sequence ATGACTTCCTCGCTTCGGATCGATCGGCTTCGAAACAGAGCTGAGAAATTAAAACGATTTCACGATCGAATTTCCGTTCTTCTTTCCAGACTTTCCTTATTCCGCCTTATTTTCTTTTCGGCCTTTGTCCTTTGGATTTCGGTTTTTTACTATCTGCGTTCTCAGGCGCTTTCTTATCTTCCTTCTTTGATTCTTCTTTCGGTTTTTTTCTTTTTCGTCGGGCGTTATAAAAGAACGGTTTTAACACGAGAAAGAATCCGGCTTTGGCTTTTTGTCTTGGAAAGGGAATCCGCAAGAATCACAATCAAAGGATTCGGAAAAAAATTCGGAACACGAGTTTCTATGGAAACGATTTCTCCTTTGGCGAGAGATTTGGATCTATTTCGGGACAACGGATTGTTTCTTTGGTTGGATGCGACGTTCACTTCGAACGCCGAACAGAAATTGATTTCGCTTTTGGATCCGAAAGACGAGGATTTTTCCTCGGATTTTAAAAGGGAGAATGTTCTTTTCCGTCAATCCGTAGTTCGTTCGATTTCCGAAAAAACATTAGCAATTCCTAAAATACAAAGACTTGCCTCGTATATCGGCGAAAACCGGGATTCTTCCGTTTCAAAAACGAAAACGGAGATGAAGCTGATTCAGAACGACGATACTTCCAAACTCTGGGATCGTTACCCTTGGCTGAAAAAGATCTACAGACCGGTTACGATTCTCGTTTTGGCGTTTGTTCCCGCGAATATTCTTTTGGGACTTCCTTTTCCGGCTTCGGTTTTATTCTTAAATCTGATTCTTTTCGGATTGTATCGTTCCAGTTCTTTGGAGATTTTTCGGCAATACTATTCTCTTTCTGGTAGCATCGGCGGACTTCAGAAAATTCTAATATACTTAAAGGGACTGAACGTTCAGGGAAGGGACGGAGGATTTCTTTTAAAGGACACTTCCAAGGAAGAATTAAGTTCCGCTTATCAGGATCTGGATCGGATTCTCAAACGTGTCGCATTAACGGAAGCCCCGCTTTTACATCTGATCCTGAATAATCTGTTTCTTTACGATCTTTGGATCTTACAAAGAATTTCCAAGTGGAGGGAAAAACATTCCGTTCTTTTGGAAAAGTCGATCGAGGATCTTACGGTTTTCGATTCTCTGTTTTCTTTTGCAAATTTGAAATGGATGTTTCCCGAATATTGTTTTCCGGAAATTCTTCCCGAAAATTCCAAGAGCGGAGTTTCGGGAAAAGATATTTTTCACCCTTTGATTTCTAAGGAATCAAGAGTCGCCAATCCTCTGGATCCGATCGAGGAAAGTGATGTCGTATTAATCACAGGTTCGAATATGTCCGGTAAGACTACGTATTTAAGAACGATCGGTGTAGCTTCCATTCTTTCTTTGGCCGGAGGTCTTGCGCCTGCGTCGAGTTTTTCTTTGCCGGTTTTAAAAGTTCATACAAGTATGAGAAACGAAGACAACTTGGAAGAGGGGATTTCCTTTTTTTATGCGGAAGTAAGAAGACTTTCGGAGATCGTTCAAAAAATCAAAAATCCGAATTTGCCTCATCTCGTTTTGCTCGATGAAATTTTAAAGGGAACAAACACACGGGAACGTTCCCTTGCGTGCAAAGGAATCTTAAAAGAGCTCAAGAAGAATCGTGCGATCGGCTTGGTGACGAGTCACGATCTCGAACTCGCAAAAGTTCCAGGAGTGATTTTAAAACACTTTCAAGAGGAAGTTTTAAACGGAACCATGCACTTCGATTATAAAATCCGCGAAGGTTTGGTGGAAACGAGCAACGCTTTGAGAATTCTAATCCAAGAAGGAATGGATTTGGATTTTAGTTGA